In Erigeron canadensis isolate Cc75 chromosome 7, C_canadensis_v1, whole genome shotgun sequence, one DNA window encodes the following:
- the LOC122608763 gene encoding geraniol 8-hydroxylase-like, with protein MELILVLFSIIFFLFFLHCIDVYGKRSMPPGPTGLPIIGNLLDIGQKPHESLAKLSKKHGPLMTIKLGSVTSVVASTPDAARDILQRNDDVCSGRIIPDAVTSLENYDTSVLWIPPNHEWRTIRKAVNTFLTHSHKLDTLRDLRENVVEGMLDFLKESSLKNEVVNIGKLAFGVALNQMSNTCLSQNVTNYESDDIGGFKRAVKTLMEVDGKFNIADIFPVLKPLDPQNLRKQAKAAYGWFDDVIEGFISERLKHRNSKLPRFGDMLDSMLDFSEDNAADFSIIHIKTLLVDLFIAGTETSSNTTEWAMTELLLNPTMFSRVREEVSSIVGEDGKIKEAKILELPYLHAVVKETMRLHLSVPLLAPHKTEKEVKLGEYLVPKNTQILVNVWAIARDQRYWEKPLQFMPERFLGKEVDYKGQYFQFLPFGSGRRMCPGIPLAHRVVSLMVASYVYHFDWKLTHAREEMDMNDIFGLTLLRATPLVATPTLVN; from the exons ATGGAACTCATCTTGGTTCTTTTTTCCATAATTTTCTTCTTATTCTTCCTCCATTGCATAGATGTATATGGTAAAAGGAGTATGCCTCCTGGCCCTACCGGCCTTCCCATCATCGGAAACCTTCTAGATATTGGACAAAAACCTCATGAGTCCCTAGCCAAGCTCTCCAAGAAACACGGTCCACTAATGACAATCAAATTGGGGAGTGTCACTAGTGTGGTGGCGTCAACACCTGACGCCGCCAGAGATATTCTCCAACGCAATGATGACGTTTGTTCTGGGCGTATTATCCCAGACGCTGTCACATCGTTGGAGAACTATGACACATCTGTCCTATGGATTCCACCTAACCACGAGTGGCGAACCATTAGAAAAGCAGTCAACACCTTCCTCACCCATTCACACAAACTTGACACCCTTCGTGACCTTCGAGAGAACGTTGTGGAAGGGATGTTGGATTTCCTTAAGGAGTCATCACTCAAAAATGAGGTTGTGAATATTGGAAAGTTGGCATTCGGAGTAGCACTTAACCAAATGTCCAATACATGCCTTTCACAAAATGTGACTAATTACGAGTCCGATGATATTGGAGGGTTTAAGAGAGCCGTGAAGACATTGATGGAGGTCGATGGGAAATTTAACATCGCAGACATATTCCCCGTCTTGAAGCCATTAGACCCACAAAATTTACGAAAACAGGCCAAGGCCGCTTATGGTTGGTTCGATGACGTGATAGAAGGTTTCATAAGTGAAAGGCTAAAGCATCGAAACTCCAAGTTGCCAAGGTTTGGTGATATGTTGGATTCCATGTTAGATTTTAGTGAAGATAATGCAGCCGATTTCAGTATTATACACATCAAAACTTTGCTAGTG GATTTATTTATAGCTGGAACTGAAACAAGCTCAAATACAACAGAATGGGCAATGACAGAACTTTTACTTAATCCTACTATGTTCTCAAGGGTGCGTGAAGAAGTTTCTTCAATAGTTGGTGAAGATGGGAAAATCAAGGAAGCCAAGATCCTCGAGTTGCCATATTTACATGCTGTCGTTAAAGAAACCATGAGACTTCATTTATCCGTGCCTCTCTTAGCACCACATAAAACTGAGAAGGAAGTTAAACTTGGTGAATACCTAGTCCCGAAAAACACACAAATCTTGGTGAATGTATGGGCAATAGCGCGCGATCAAAGGTATTGGGAAAAACCATTGCAATTTATGCCCGAAAGGTTTTTGGGTAAAGAGGTTGATTACAAGGGTCAATACTTTCAGTTCCTACCATTTGGATCGGGTCGAAGGATGTGCCCAGGAATACCCTTGGCTCACCGGGTGGTGAGCTTAATGGTCGCGTCGTATGTATACCATTTTGATTGGAAACTTACTCATGCTAGAGAAGAAATGGACATGAATGATATATTTGGTCTAACATTGTTAAGGGCGACCCCGCTTGTTGCTACTCCAACGCTTGTTAATTAG
- the LOC122607864 gene encoding uncharacterized protein LOC122607864, translating into MTVKPTVALRAIFVGGIAAFAKIAGAVKAAGGAKLGAAAVAVTAAAGATMSGQKQDSNQQTK; encoded by the coding sequence ATGACTGTGAAACCAACAGTTGCTCTTAGGGCTATATTCGTCGGAGGTATAGCCGCCTTTGCTAAGATCGCAGGAGCCGTTAAAGCTGCAGGTGGTGCAAAGCTAGGTGCAGCTGCAGTTGCTGTGACAGCTGCTGCTGGTGCCACCATGTCAGGACAGAAGCAAGATTCTAACCAACAAACCAAATGA
- the LOC122607122 gene encoding F-box protein At5g07610-like, which translates to MAEGGNYKIRVSSSKRLMTDDDASPCVHQVLFNDDLLIEILLRLPLVSLFLLKSVSKRWLSLITSPVFFNLRVIQFPNIQPLSGLFLHKTISTNDHFQHDFVSLDSSIPAGSNVEVKHSCNGLILCVTQTNPGKVYVYNSSHNMFKMLPPIYADALKSDRMRLAYEPTKSPHYRILHFRWINPRSLERQIYIQTWVYSSETGSWKFGYNFPERYFRRNFDSGVYWNDAIHWLDNKNRVLHFNLDVEHPRSRTTQLPNTLDKFISHQELFHSRGCLLVACAVNNPHPKHLKIYKIKDGYSGWSVKYIVKYEDTGIAAFLKTWNMSNVRFSFNVLCIVMGEKEEESFFVMNLKGKVVKYNLLSKTLHMLCDIDRQLIKFRTFPFIASFA; encoded by the coding sequence ATGGCCGAGGGTGGTAATTATAAAATTAGAGTATCATCCTCCAAAAGGTTGATGACGGATGACGACGCTTCACCATGCGTACACCAAGTCTTGTTCAACGACGACCTTCTGATCGAAATCTTACTCCGTTTACCTCTTGTGTCCCTCTTTCTCTTAAAGTCCGTATCCAAACGCTGGTTATCTCTCATCACCTCCCCTGTTTTCTTCAATCTACGGGTCATCCAGTTTCCAAATATCCAACCCTTGTCTGGTCTCTTTCTCCATAAAACAATTTCTACCAATGACCACTTTCAACACGATTTCGTCTCGTTGGATAGCAGCATCCCCGCGGGCAGTAATGTGGAAGTTAAGCATTCCTGCAATGGTTTGATTTTGTGTGTTACCCAAACTAATCCTGGAAAAGTTTATGTATACAATTCGTCCCATAACATGTTTAAGATGCTTCCACCGATATATGCAGATGCTTTGAAATCGGACCGTATGAGATTGGCTTATGAACCTACAAAATCACCACACTACAGAATACTACATTTTCGATGGATAAATCCTCGTAGCCTTGAACGACAAATTTACATTCAAACATGGGTTTACTCTTCAGAAACTGGTAGTTGGAAATTTGGTTATAATTTTCCTGAAAGATACTTTCGTAGGAATTTTGACAGTGGAGTGTATTGGAATGATGCAATTCATTGGTTAGATAATAAGAATCGGGTTTTGCATTTTAATTTAGATGTAGAGCATCCACGCTCTAGAACTACACAACTCCCGAACACCTTGGATAAGTTCATCAGCCATCAAGAGTTGTTTCACTCTCGTGGTTGTTTGTTAGTTGCTTGTGCAGTCAATAATCCACATCCCAAACACTTGAAAATTTATAAGATAAAGGATGGGTATTCTGGTTGGTCAGTGAAATACATTGTTAAGTACGAAGACACTGGTATTGCGGCGTTTCTTAAAACCTGGAACATGTCTAACGTGAGGTTTAGTTTCAATGTTCTATGTATTGTAATGGGCGAAAAAGAAGAGGAATCGTTCTTTGTGATGAACCTAAAGGGAAAGGTTGTAAAATACAACCTTTTGTCGAAGACTCTTCACATGCTCTGTGATATCGACAGACAGTTGATTAAATTCCGCACCTTTCCATTCATTGCATCTTTTGCTTAG